A section of the Leptotrichia buccalis C-1013-b genome encodes:
- the nadR gene encoding multifunctional transcriptional regulator/nicotinamide-nucleotide adenylyltransferase/ribosylnicotinamide kinase NadR — MSKNGIIFGKFYPLHIGHVDFIQRASGFVDNLYIFVCSDNERDKKLFEESKMKKMPTIKDRIRFVEKTFKHQKNIKVIHMAEDGIPFYPNGWKLWSERVQEILLTNNIKIDIIFTNETQDIQNYKDNFLTLPNFEKSFNKNLEIKVIDVKRNNFHISATEIRKNPYENWFFIPKYVREFFVLKVAIIGSEHSGKTNLTHKLANYYNTTYVKEYKKEYVKEELQNKIENLQYDDYSNIAYEHNRRILKSIKNADKLTFIDTDFYSLQTFSIIQNEEKHPVIEDFVKHTNFDVLIYIEKESNIQNTTNNYNKMSKFDNILQSLLKKNNQKFMKLSYKNSISLTKNYIKSIDIINNYLKTK, encoded by the coding sequence ATGTCAAAAAATGGAATAATATTTGGGAAATTTTACCCTCTTCATATAGGACATGTAGATTTTATTCAAAGAGCCAGTGGTTTTGTAGATAATCTATACATTTTTGTCTGTAGTGACAATGAAAGAGATAAAAAACTTTTTGAAGAATCAAAAATGAAAAAGATGCCAACTATAAAAGACAGAATCAGATTTGTGGAAAAAACTTTCAAACATCAAAAAAATATAAAAGTCATACATATGGCAGAAGACGGAATTCCATTTTATCCAAACGGCTGGAAACTATGGAGCGAACGAGTGCAGGAAATTCTTTTAACAAATAATATAAAAATTGATATAATTTTTACAAATGAAACTCAAGATATACAAAATTATAAAGATAATTTCCTAACATTACCAAATTTTGAAAAATCTTTTAATAAAAATTTAGAAATAAAAGTAATAGATGTAAAAAGAAATAATTTTCATATCAGTGCAACAGAAATAAGAAAAAATCCCTATGAGAATTGGTTCTTTATCCCAAAATATGTAAGAGAATTTTTTGTCCTAAAAGTAGCAATAATTGGCTCTGAACATTCAGGAAAAACTAATTTGACTCATAAATTAGCAAATTATTACAATACAACCTATGTAAAAGAATACAAAAAAGAATATGTAAAAGAGGAATTACAAAATAAGATAGAAAATTTACAATATGATGATTACAGTAATATAGCTTATGAACATAATAGAAGAATCCTAAAATCCATAAAAAACGCCGATAAATTAACATTCATAGATACGGATTTCTATTCTTTGCAGACTTTTTCAATAATTCAAAACGAAGAAAAGCATCCAGTAATAGAAGATTTTGTCAAACATACCAATTTCGATGTGTTAATATACATAGAAAAGGAATCAAATATTCAAAATACAACAAATAACTATAATAAAATGTCTAAATTTGATAATATATTGCAATCCTTATTGAAAAAAAATAATCAAAAATTTATGAAATTATCTTATAAAAACAGTATCAGCTTGACTAAAAACTATATAAAAAGTATAGATATCATAAATAATTATTTAAAAACTAAATAG
- a CDS encoding DNA recombination protein RmuC encodes MGLIIIIIAIVNIITIIATISFINKKNNEKGEKELLSQLNENNKQNFEENKKKFDEIEKSINLNTKNNLLEGIGNLGTILSENNEKLLLKFNGLGQNLSSTMNENNQLLFKNNTENNQLLTSNMNNNIQKLSVRLNENNQDLTKNINEFKDSLTQNLNENFEKLSQKVENRLDLMNMKVEERLSKGFEETTKTFGNVLERLGKIDEAQKKIETLSSNVVSLQDILTDKKSRGIFGEVQLYQILSSVFGEKNDKLYQKQYKLSNGTIADSIIFTPEPLGNIAIDSKFPLENYRRMYSSELSQPERENAKKDFSNDLKKHIDTISSKYIIKNETSEQAILFLPAEAIFAEINAYHTDIIEYAYKKNVRIASPTTLISVLTVIQVMMINLERNKYANIIQQELEKLNLEFTRYRTRWDNLQKNIEKVSKDVKEINTTSNKISKRFTEISNVKFEEKKESNNIKNLKILVEE; translated from the coding sequence ATGGGATTAATAATAATAATTATTGCAATAGTTAATATTATTACAATTATAGCTACAATTAGTTTCATTAATAAAAAAAATAATGAAAAAGGGGAAAAAGAGCTATTAAGTCAGCTTAATGAAAATAATAAACAAAATTTTGAAGAGAATAAAAAAAAATTTGACGAAATTGAAAAAAGCATAAATTTAAACACAAAAAATAATTTATTGGAAGGAATAGGCAATTTAGGGACAATTTTATCTGAAAATAATGAAAAACTACTTTTGAAATTTAATGGACTTGGACAAAATTTAAGTAGTACAATGAATGAAAATAATCAGTTGCTATTTAAAAATAATACAGAAAATAATCAACTCTTAACTTCAAATATGAATAACAACATTCAAAAGTTATCAGTTAGATTAAATGAGAATAATCAGGATTTGACCAAAAATATAAATGAGTTTAAGGATAGTCTTACTCAAAATTTAAATGAGAATTTTGAAAAATTAAGTCAAAAAGTTGAAAATAGACTTGATTTAATGAATATGAAAGTAGAAGAAAGGTTATCAAAAGGCTTTGAAGAAACAACGAAAACTTTTGGAAATGTACTGGAAAGATTGGGAAAAATTGATGAAGCTCAGAAAAAAATTGAAACATTATCAAGCAATGTTGTTTCTCTTCAGGATATTTTAACAGATAAAAAAAGCCGTGGAATTTTTGGAGAAGTACAGCTTTACCAAATTTTATCTTCAGTTTTTGGAGAAAAAAATGACAAACTTTATCAAAAGCAGTACAAACTTTCAAATGGAACAATCGCTGATTCCATCATTTTTACTCCAGAACCTCTCGGAAATATTGCAATTGACTCAAAATTTCCATTAGAAAATTATAGAAGAATGTACAGTAGTGAATTATCGCAACCTGAAAGAGAAAATGCTAAAAAAGATTTTTCAAATGATTTGAAAAAGCACATAGATACAATTTCTTCAAAATATATTATAAAAAATGAAACAAGCGAACAAGCAATATTATTTTTACCAGCTGAAGCAATTTTCGCCGAAATAAATGCCTATCACACAGACATCATTGAATATGCTTACAAGAAAAATGTCCGAATTGCCTCACCTACAACATTAATTTCAGTATTAACTGTAATTCAGGTTATGATGATAAATTTAGAAAGAAATAAATATGCCAATATAATTCAGCAAGAACTGGAAAAATTGAACCTCGAATTTACAAGATACCGCACTCGTTGGGATAATTTGCAAAAAAATATCGAAAAAGTTTCAAAGGATGTAAAAGAAATTAATACAACTTCAAATAAAATAAGTAAAAGATTTACAGAAATCTCAAATGTAAAATTTGAAGAAAAAAAAGAAAGTAATAATATTAAAAATTTAAAAATTCTAGTTGAAGAATAA